Below is a window of Andrena cerasifolii isolate SP2316 chromosome 5, iyAndCera1_principal, whole genome shotgun sequence DNA.
AACACTTGTATTGGCTCTTTCGTGGGCCTCGGGGTCGGTAGCGGCGGAGGAGGCACGGGTGTTGGCAGAGACTCGTTCGACTCTTTGATGATTATTTCGATGATCGGCTCCGGCTCGGTGGGGTAGTAATTCAACGGACCTTCTTCGTAGAGATCGTCGCTCTTGGAGCTCGCCAGGGGATTGTAGAGTGGATCCCTCTGGGAGTATTGAACGATCGGCTCCATCTGGACCGCGTACGGCGGCGGTCTGCCTCCTCTCCTCGGATAGAATGCCACCTGTTGTCTCTTGTCGCGGCTCTTGGAGGAATCATCTTTGGCATAGGTCGCGACGACGCAGGCCGCTGCCACTACGACTATCTGGAATGGTGAAACTGCGTCGGAGCCGCGGGAAAGGGAGGCAGGCGCGACGGGGAGGTTTCCGCGTGCCGAGCGTAACGCGCGTTTACGTTTACAGAAACAAACGGCCGAGGCGCGTGGTTAACCGAGTGACCCGATTAATTACGAGAAGAAGCATCCTGGAAGGCCTTAAGAGGCCGTTCGATTGGTATTCTAGCGTCGCCGAATGGACAGTTACTGGTACCCTGATAAGCGATTCCCAGCCGCGATCGTGTTCCCGATATGGCGAGACCGAGTTACGGCACGCGTCGGATATAGGATGTTTCTCGCGTTTAAATTCCGCGGATAGAAGCGGCGATTCTCGTCCAAGGCTTCACATGGCCAtggagaaagaaggagagaaaaTTTAGGTTTTAGATTCACGGCGGCGCGCGTTTCACCTCGAGAATTCGGTGACTCTCCTAAAGCGGGGGACTTCTTAATATTCCTCGGACAAAAAGGAAACCTGTCTCGGAGCGGACGAGCTCGCTACGGACTTCATTTACGCGGCTTTAATACCGAACGCGGGAAAATCAAGCGATCTACCACCACTGAAATACATAACGAAATTTTCCGCAGGATTCCAGGGATAACGTATAAGAGAGTGGTACTCGGCGGGAACGATTTGCTAAGCGCACATAAACGCGTCGCTAATCCGATATACTTTCCCTAGCTAAGTAGCCTAGGGCGATACGCTGACTGATTACAAATGATAGAAGCTGCGTCGAACGTTTCCCGTAGTCACGAAACGAGGCGCGCTTATTACGATGAAAGTACAAGCGAGCCACCTTCTCTTAAACGAGACCCATCTATTCTTTTAACGCGCGACACCGCTGAGAATTTCTCCAGAACCGTTCAGCCAGGAAGACGACTTGGCGGACCATACCGAAACGATCTTTCTGTATAATTACCAGCTTGAGGAATCGCATAGCGCGTGCAGATCTGTCGCTCCGGCAGCCCTTCCTTCGATCCAGTCACACTTCACCGACTTCACGTGCGTTAACTTTGACGATGGATGGCTAACTCGCGATTGGCGACATGATATCCATCCAGGACCGGGCATGTACTGAACGATATTCAATGGAGCTTCGCATGGGAACTGAGGACAGATTGGGCCCAGAGGCCCGTTTCTCCCCAACCCGATGCCACCACCACTGGACTCTTCAAGAAGCTCCTCTCTAATATCGAATACGGTGGGGCACCTTTCTCTGGCTGGTGCCTACCGTACACTTTGTGGCCAGTGGAAGGCAACGCGCAGACACGGCTTCTCGAgacgaaaaggaaagaaaaaataagaggAACGTTCGAACCGCGAGTAGGGACCGGCAGAAGTGGGTAGGGGGAACGGGCAACGTAGTTGTCGACTTTCTTTAAATCCGTCTACCGATCGAAAGGAAAGGAAGATGATTATATTAGCCGAGCAAGCGTCACTTTTCCGTTGACCCCCAAGGCCTATCGAAACCGAAACCCACCTTTCCTCTAGGAGAAGGCCGTGTCCGCCCCGGATGCCACGGTGCACACCGAATTATTCGGTGAAAGACTACCGCTTTACTAAACACAGCAACGCGGCGGATCGCGCGCCAGCATGCAGCTATCATTACTTTCGCTGAAGCCTTATAGCGGTTCCGAGCCAATGATTTCTCGCCAACGAATCATTTCCTGCGTGTGTCTAATGACCTTTCCTTCACCGTCGATAAGCAAAATTCCGCGAATCATTTCTGCCGTTTATGAATTGAGAGAAACATAACTCGGTAGCCGTTATTCCCTCGCCATTGGTTCTTCCCCTAATTCCATCTCGTTACCTGTCCTCTGCTTTTACTAATATTAATTGCCTAACCGTACCTAACGCGTGGTGAAGATCTATTTAATCGCACTGTTAGCGAAACACCTTCATTAGCTTTTGTCTCGGGACGAACGGTTAGTGTTGCATTTCTCTTTTCTCACCGTGACGAAATCGCTCCGAGGTTTTCCCGCAAGTTCGAGCGACGTAAGAAGATCGCGTGCACCATTTCCCGCAAATCGCGGGCCGCTGTGAAAGGCAGAAATCTAGAATACCAGTTAAACGAGGATGACCTGATGAAACCCTTAGTTGCAAAAGCTCTGATGCAAAAAGTTCTCATACTTGCGTAACGCGCATTCTGGGCTGATCTACCGGGCAGCCAGATAACATTCGTTCTAACGATATCCTCCGCACTTCCTGATTCCTCCTCGTGGCCTCACTTTTGAACTTTACGAGCCAAGCTGTACGAGGGAGTCTCTAACAGCGTTTTCTCTTTACGTTCGCGTGCCTGCCCGTAGATTTTCAGGCCCGCATACAGGCGCGCTGACATTTATCGAATTCAATGGACCAATGTCCAGCACAGTGACCAACGGAGATGAGCGTTTGGCGAATAACGCACTGTCGGGATCCGACGTCACTCGTCCTACTTGGAAACTTTCACTTACGTTGGCGTAAGAGGTCCAAATAATCGCCGAGAGACTCGAACACGGCGGGCAAAGGACTCTCCTCCGATGGCCAGTGATTTCGACTTACGCGACTGCATCATCGATAAAAAGAATTACGAAACGTTTTTCTCGACGCCCGAGTATTTCGTATTTACAGTTTCGATCGTCTGGATGGTAAAAGTCGTGCACGCGGCAgctcgtttcattaaaatccacAGACTGAAGCAAATGGTACGCCTTCTTACAGAGCTAATGGCTGTGCTAGCAACGACCGAGGATGGATTAATAAGCCAGGTGTAAAAAGACGGTTTTTATTACAGCGTTTAGCAATAATTGCAACAGTCCTTTGTGAAACAACACTCCGCAGCGGATTGCACGAATTTCAGTCGCCCAGTTCTCATGAAAGTCCGAGGCATAGTACGGCAGATGATACGGTTCTCCTGCGGCTGTGCTGTTTGTAGGTATATAGTTCTCGGAGAGCAGTGCGCTCATGAGCAATAACGTAACTGTTGAAGAGTGAAAGTGCCGTAAAGTGGGACACGGCTAGCGTCCGatcttttaaataataaataaagcaaGCATACGGCTCGGCAATTTCCCtgtcttttgtgttgaaacggCGGAAGGCATCCATTTCTCGCGTCCTTGCCTGGGACGTTAGAATTCGGGGGCTTCTTTGTGGTAGAATCTCCCTCGATTGTCCTCCCGGGAACCTTCGTCGTTGGCCCGCACGAAATTTCGTGTTTGAAAAAAGCGTGTTGAAGGATTGCATGACATTTTGCGCACAGTCCGCTCGGCGTCCGCGGTTTCACCTGCGGCTTTCCTTTAAGTAAACTTTGGTGTATTGACATACGCTCACAACTGCGTTATATAATTGGGCAGCATACGCGGTGTTAAACAAAAAGTAGCTTTAATCGGCGTTATGCTTGCTGCACTTTCTATTTCTGTCGTAGAGAGTAGATTTTGAAATCCTCGCCAGCTCGATGTATCTTGGATAACGGTCCGAGTGAAGACGTTTGATTATAGCGTGtaggaaatatttcattttcatttatgcGGATGTTACTGCATGTGGTTGGAGGGAAATTATTTGGTAAGGGAACTTAATGGATGCTTAAAGTTTCTGTGTGAATAATAAATACCTTATAGGGTTTAGAGTTTTATCGCAGAGTTAGGTCCACGTGGAGTGATAAATCAAATTTCCGCGGCCATTTCGCTGCAGCTATGGCCGCACCTACAGATATTTGCTGCACGTGTAAAGCTTGTACGAGAACTCGTGTAACGATCGACCAAATATTTTCCGTTCTAGACGTATACGGCTGGCTATTAGACTCTTACGTTGTGGTACGTAACATAAAATACATGTTGTGATTAAGTTTCATTACTCCGCTACCGTCTTGTTCGGAATACTTCGATGCACCCTGACGGACGTGTGTAGCTTAAGCACCGATGTTGTTACTGTCTTCGAGTGGCGATTCAGGCAGATTACAGAGGCTGCGTTTCTTCTGTCGTAGGACTTCTTCGAGGAAAAATTATGGGAAAAGTTACCTGAAAGCTGGAGGCTCGCATTGTATGATACGTCTCCTCAAGAATTTGGTGAATGGATGTCGGGGGACATCTTGCGGTGGGTATTGACACTACGCTATTTGAACGCGTGAtttgcattattttttaaaattctttaatctTGTCGCAGGACACGCACGTGGCCATTGTCGTTACTTGCGCTTCGTCAAGTAATTAACACGCTACAGATCAACAGAAATCACGGGGACCCAGAAAGCGTTCTATCTTGTGAATTTAGTAAATCAAAAGCACGTAATAATAAACACAATGAGAAGTTTGAGGCGCATAGCAAAGAAGCATGTGACAACTTATACTCCAaggataataaatttaataacttGTTTTCCAagcatataaaaaagaaaaagagataTGAGATACAAGAAATAGCTCAAGTAATGCATTAATGTTTCTCAGTTGGGTATATATGTGCGATACATTGGAAATACTTATAGGTATGCGCAGACTGCGCCCACGAATCTAATTGTAAGTGCATCGTCGATATTGGGTCTGGAATGGGTCACTTAGCTCGTACTTTGTCTTTCCAATATGGATTATGCGTTACCTGCGTCGAGCAGGATTGTACGCTGTTGCAACATGCTAGGTAAAGTTGCCACGACGTGGCAGCGGTGTTACAGGTGATGTTCaaagtaatttttattgtaGGAAATGGGATCAAGAATTATTGGTGTCTGTAAGAAAGCACGTTCCTAATTTTTGTCAGAAATGTCCGCAGCACTTTCCAGCTAAATTGGAATGGTCAAATTTAGTTGAATCAGAACTAATTAGTCGGTTGCAAGATTTGTTTCATACTGGTTTTGATTTAAAGAAGATTGAAACTGAATTTGGTTTGGTAGGCCTTCATCCGTGCGGAGACTTAGCTCCGTTACTATTAAAGCTTTATTCTTCTAGAGATGAAGCCAAATTTATTTGTATCGTTGGATGTTGTTACATGAAGTTAACTTTAAAGTATGTATATCatttaaaagatttattttcatGCATCTCACTGTGTTATACCGAGTGCTTAACTTTTAGTTCAGAGATAAATGGGTTTATGGGTTATCCGCTTAGCAAGTATCTGTCCTTGTGCAAAAATAATGCATTGAATTATACATCGTTAGAAGTGGCATGCCACGCCATTGAAAAGTACTGTGACAAGTTAAAGGCTGGGAATTACGAAGATTTAATAGTTGAGTGATTTGACTGATGCATACGTGGTTAAATATGTATAGTTGAATGAATAATTTGTTTTAGGTGCACACGTATAGAGCGGCTCTAGAAACTATTTTAATAAAGAAAAGTGATGAATTACGGCACTGCAAGTTGAGAAATGTCAAAGTAACAAAAGGGATGACATTTCAACAGTTGAGTGATTTACATCTCGCAGCTTCGATTCGAATACCTGGCAATAACGCGTAAATGTAATTTGATGTTTTAGATACTGCGTTAAAGCGACATCGAATTTCGACGCTCGTTTGCAGCCACGAGATCCCGACATCAAcaatttagaaattaataattatttaaatcgttGGCATCAAGTCCTAGCGTTTGGATCGCTGCGAATGATGTTGGCGCCATTAGTGGAAACGATCGTACTGCTCGATAGATTTCTATTTCTATCCGAGAAGAATTTGTCGCCAACATTGAAACCAATTTTTGATAGCAAACTATCACCGCGAAATTTAGTGCTAATCTCTAGTAAACACGATTAAGTAATTTACATTTTGAATGTATCCTATAACTTCTGACTTAAACATTTCGTAAATCCCGCGTCCACGAATTAAAGTGGCCGATTAAAACGTGCCTCTGATTGGACGCTACTATATAACAATTGTCAAAGAACGATGCATTCCAATTTCCCTTCCTCTGAATAATTCCAGCATTTCGAAGAAATTGTAACGATTCGCCATAATATATCTGACACTGATATCGCTTGAATTTATTCGAAGTAGAAATTTAATGCTAGCGTGGATATTCGCAGggattgagcgaggagtgggcCTCGGACCAATCAGCGAACGGGTGGAATCGTAGAGGGGCGCGTGCGCGCGGTTCCGCCTTAAGGACTAGTCGTGTTCGGGACGCGGTGTCGGCAGGTAGCGCTGCGGTGGCCGGCTACTTCGCTCGAGGCAGAGACGTTCCTCTCCAGCAACATCGAGAATCGAGATCCAGTTTCCCTTAAGCCGCTCTCGCGCGTTTGTCTGTTCTCGTCGCGTTCGCGTCGTGTCCTACCGATTATTTTCTCcttcctccccccctcccccgcccgcgCACGAGATCGTCGACACGGTATAGAAAGCCGCGCGGTATACACAAGGACGTGTCGTCGTAGCACCGAGTGCGCCCCCGctttgaaaaaaatagaaaaagtaatTGCCCGGTGCCGAGCCCCAGGATGGCGTTCAACGGAGACGGGCCACACTCCAAGAGGCAGCGACTCGAGGAATCCGGTCACAGGGTGAGTAAGTTTACACAACGTTAGAGAGATAGCCCGGTCGATGTTGTGTGTGTTTTCGTTTTGGCGGCGTTGCTCGCCCAGCCACATCGTGGGATCGTTTCTCCTCGATACGCGAGCGCTGTTACCGTGCTCTCGCGTACGGGTGAACGCGTGCGTCTCGACGTGTCGCGCGAGAGATTTACAACCCGTGAGGCGGTCGCGAGCAGCGGAGGGGGGAAAGTCGCCATTTATCCGGTCGCTTTTACCCGTATCACCGCCACCGCGTCGAAACAATGGGCGATGCGCGCGCTCTCGAGAGGAGATTGTCTCGTGTCCGCGGTGTCGTGTCGCGTTTAATACGAAACTCCAGCAACAACGACGCTTAGCTTTCGATACGTGGCTCGTGTTTCGGCAGCAACCTGTTATATATCCCGTGGCCTGTCTCTCTCTGTGTGTGTGCGTCTGCGTGCCGTGTGTATGAGTGAGTGAGTGTGTGGTGCGCGCCCCGCATCGTTCCCCTTACGGGTTCCGtgatcgtcgtcgtcggcgacgcCACCGTCGTCACCGTTGTCACCGTCGTCCGTTGAATAGGCTCCGTCGCGCTTCCATATCGTCGTTATTGACGACGGCTGGTGCGCGAGGATGCACGTTCAAAACAAACCCCCGTCGGTGAACCGGGGTCGATAATTTCCATCGCGTTATCAGCGGGAGACGAGGCGTTGTCGCGATGCCCGCCGCCTGCGATCACCTCGATAGCCCATCAGTTTCATCTTTATACCGTGACGTATGAGTTATTGGAGCCGGAGAAACGGGCCGGGTAATAACCGAGTAGTTTCGTGCTCGTACGCGTTTCAACCCGTATAGAGGTGTTTCGGAGCCGTCGGCGCCTATGTCCTTGTCAAATCGTTTGTTTGGAGCGGCGGTTCGCTGAAATCGATCCCTGGGCATATTCCGTTAAGATTCTATATTAACCGAATGTATCCGGCGAGGGTTTCGAAGGTACGAGAACACATATCGATATTTGACTGGCGATGTTGACACACCGCACAATTTATTGCCTTCTTATTTCATCATTTATTTTGTGCTCAATCGATTCTTATACGACAAGGTGTATCGAGGCACTACGgaacatttctttttaaatgatTTCTCACTCTGAATCCGTACACgtgtttctctctcgcacgatttAACAGATTTTAAGCGTCTTTATATACTCGTGTaatatttcatatacttattttcTTTCTAACGAAGAAACGTGTTTAGAGTGATCCCTATACAAATGTTTCCGTGTTCAAGCTTCTTTATTAGAAGTCGTCTAAATATCGTTGGTATCGTTTCTTTGATTTCGCAACCTTTTGTCACTCGCGATGTTTTCCACGCGTGCTATCGCCCCGTGACCGATCGCTTTATCGCCACGACATGCTCGTGCAAtcgttttaaagtaaaagtttaccACAGCGTGTAGGAAAGGTCAT
It encodes the following:
- the LOC143368789 gene encoding methyltransferase-like protein 25B produces the protein MAAPTDICCTCKACTRTRVTIDQIFSVLDVYGWLLDSYVVDFFEEKLWEKLPESWRLALYDTSPQEFGEWMSGDILRTRTWPLSLLALRQVINTLQINRNHGDPESVLSCEFSKSKARNNKHNEKFEAHSKEACDNLYSKDNKFNNLFSKHIKKKKRYEIQEIAQVCADCAHESNCKCIVDIGSGMGHLARTLSFQYGLCVTCVEQDCTLLQHARKWDQELLVSVRKHVPNFCQKCPQHFPAKLEWSNLVESELISRLQDLFHTGFDLKKIETEFGLVGLHPCGDLAPLLLKLYSSRDEAKFICIVGCCYMKLTLNSEINGFMGYPLSKYLSLCKNNALNYTSLEVACHAIEKYCDKLKAGNYEDLIVHTYRAALETILIKKSDELRHCKLRNVKVTKGMTFQQYCVKATSNFDARLQPRDPDINNLEINNYLNRWHQVLAFGSLRMMLAPLVETIVLLDRFLFLSEKNLSPTLKPIFDSKLSPRNLVLISSKHD